In Notolabrus celidotus isolate fNotCel1 chromosome 22, fNotCel1.pri, whole genome shotgun sequence, the genomic stretch AACTCACACTGTCATGAATAAGGTGATTAATAACAGATATATTGATAATTTAGGTTAGTAAGACTGGTTGTGGTGGTTGTGAACCTCTGTAATCTGGCCACAGTCAGCTTCATAACATTTTGCCACCCtcttgaaagaaaaataacctGTTTCAGAACAGCACTGGAATATTTTAATGGATGATGATTGCACTTTCAAATAAGTTTTAAAGCAACCATATGAAAGTGCACATATAATCCTTACACTGTATGCTACAACGAAATCTGGAGGCAGAGCCTTTTGATCTTGCACCCTCAACCTGTTGGTGCAGACCTCTTCTACTACAATCTGGATTTACTGTAATATCTTCATTAAAAATATACATGCGTTAACTTATTGTTATAGTCTTGGTATATCTTGTAAATCACGCTTGTAGAACCAGTTGGCAGAGTTTTTGTGTAACTGTTGTGGAAATACCTGTTTTATTCTCATGTTCTCTTGCAGGTTGTAAATGTCGTGGAGCAGTGTCAGGCTGATGAGCAGGAGAACCAGCTACTGCGACTCTTCAATGAGCAGTTGACCTCTGATGGCGTGGTGCAGTATCTCAGACTGCTCACTTCAGCACACCTGCAGAACAATGCAGACTTCTTCTGCAACTTTGTAGAGGCACCAAACCTGCACATGTACTGTCAGCAGGTTAGTAATAAAGTgctgctgccatctagtgggaAAATACTTATGATTACTGTTAAAGCTTTTACTAATTAGATTGAGATGATATTCAAATTTCAGGTATGGTTATATTTCTGTTCTCTGCCTGCAGGAGGTGAGGCTATGGCGATGGAGAGTGATCATGTGGACATCTTAGCTCTTTCACAGGCCTTAGATATCTGCATCCACATAGTCTCCATGGAGGGAGATGACCAGCAGTTAGCTCACCACATCATTCCAGAGGGAGCCGAACCGTCAGTACACCTCCTGTATCAGACGTCTCACTACACATTCTCTACCCAGATTGGAGCAATGACAAGTAATCCACAAGGACTCTCAGGGAAATTGACCTTGGGTGGAAAAATTCCAAAAACGGGCTCttagacagaaaaacagatttttataaAATCTTGCCGTGTACAGCGAATGGACAgtattttttacacatttttatgatATTATTCCAATGAATGAAACTGTCTTTATGTAAAAATCAGACTTAAATTCCATCAATATGATCTCTGAACCACGTTTATTAACATGTCActgctgctcttctttcttttgttttttctgcttctgtcGAGCGCCTCTCTTCAACTTCTGTTCGCTCTCCTGTAATGATACCATGGTGAGTGCACTTTCCTTCCCTGCTCGCGGCaggtgaggcagggagagcttCCCCATCTGGGTCGGGTACCTGGTCTTTATCAAATTCTTGAACACTGGCTGAGAGATCAAATGCTTCAAATGCTTCTTCATCCCCTTCACCATTCTCTGCTGCTCCCTGTCAGTGTCCCTCATTCTTCCCTTTGCCTGTAGAAATACACATCACATTCAGCTGTCCGTATTTGAATTTTTAGCATGACAGAATGTGGGGACAGGAGATTATAATACCGATTAAAAGATCGTCATCCAGGTCCACCTCCAGGGCTTCTGCTGCCTGCCTGAACCAGGAGTTGTGgtgcttttctctgctgttgtggAACTCGATCTTTTCTATCTGTCTGGCCAAGTTGACCCGCTCCTTTatggggacacacacacaacttttaACAACCAAATATAATCTCTTAACTGTCACAGAAAGATGGTGAACCTAACACGGGTCTCACCTTGATTGCCTCCATGCATGTGGTCTCTACAGGGAATAAGGGGAGCTCCTCGTCCTTCCCGAGAGTCTTGTAAAATCTTTTTGAAGTTCATCATGTCGTCTGGGCCGATGAGCAGCAAACTGAGACCCTCTTTGGTGGCCCTTGCTGTTCTGCCGCTCCGATGGACGTAGGTCTCAGACGTTCTGGGAACCTAGATAGTTTTATATTAATTACTATTCTTGTTGAAAACAGGCATGCACTTGTGTTTTGAATTTGTTACTAGCTTTCAGAAAGTAAACAAATGCTATGAACGAATGTCAAAACAGGCTAACCTGGTAGTGAATAACATGCTGAACGTTCGGGGATATCCAGTCCTCTAGCGGCCACATCAGTAGTCAGCAAAATGCAACTGTGAAAGACATCAGGGAGCACAGGGAGgaattaaaaaatgtaggaCCATCATATATGCAGGTGAAAAATGATTACGGGTTcagtctgttcttttttttctgagacaGAAGTAAGGATTCTTTGGTTTCAGTTGGTTtgtccataaaaaaaaaatgcagtagaggttgtcttttttaaagactgttactaaaatgttaaattgttgaTTTTCTAAGTAGATACtataaaacacaacatctgAGAATGTTACTTCTACGACACAAGATTTGGAAGTTACCACGTTCATATTTTCAGCTAaaatgtgcaacacaaacacaagtccAGACAAATCTAGATCACTCGACTTATTTCTCAATCCTGGACCTCAGAGAGGTAGAAAGTGATACAGTTTCTGTCCTTTGTAGCAGCTTATCTCTGTCGTTACACCTTTAATAACCGTCAAAATATCACTACTGAAGAGAGTTCATTTAACACAGAACCAACTGTTACTGTTTGTAAACTTGTGATTAAGAATGTATTCTGTATCATGCATGCATTTTAATAAAACTTAACAGAACTCTTAAACTGATGCAATCCAGCCCTTTTCTTGCATATCAGATAAAGCTGATAACCTCTTGGCTGCATTAAATAAGCTTTTACGTTTCATCATGAGTACATGTTTTACTGGATAAAGTCAACCTCATGCGAATACTTGAAGACTGCAAGTGTGTGCAAGCCTCACCTGTCCCTCTCAGCAAACCTCTCCATGTTTTGAGGCGTTGTTTCTGGTGCATGTTGGCATGAAGAGGCAGAGGATTACAGTCCAAAATAACCACAGGGAGTTCAGCCTCTTGATACAGTCTATACTGTTAGCGAACACCATGGTGCGGCCGGGATACTGCAGCAGAAAGTAATACAGGTAGAAGTCCTTTTCATCTTTCTGGCAGTGGATTCGGGTCTCGTTCAGGGTCTCCACGGTCGCTTCCTTCCTGGTCAGGTCACGATTTTGGGTTTGGACCTGATCCCCACTCTCTCCATGAGAATTTCCAGGCTTGCTCCTCTTGTCCCactctcttccttttcttctgcaTGATGCGCGTCGGCAGGGTGTGAGCCATCGTCAGAGTGGCAGAGAACACAAATGTTTGTCTCGTTGGATTAAAGTGAACGGTGTTTAGCATCTCCAGGAGACTGTCCAGCTCTGCGAAGTGGCCTCTCTCCACCATGCGGTCTGCTTCATCTATGACCAGACACCTGAAGGAAAACACAACCAGGAGGAAGGTAGCATGAAAATCACCACTGATACTGCTGAGGAAGTACTAACTTGAggtaaaatacagtaaaacacAAAGTTTGTAGCAAATGTTTAGTTTCAACAAACTGATTCAAAGCAAATTAatcatataaatacattaaaacggAAGCAACTTTGAAAATGGGTGCTGTGGTGGAAAATTCTAATAGCAGAAACTGAAAATATATCACGATCCTTTGTCAGTTTCAACTTTTGAGTATGCCACGCAGTTGTACATTGGATTCATCAGGAAAATGCAACCCGATGTAATGTTTGCATATAATGTGCGAGTGTATTGGGTTCTGTTCAAATCTAACAATCATTAGTCTTCAACCCCCAAGACCTaaaagatgtgtttgtttttgattcaGGTTCATCTGGTCCTTTAATGCACGGTGTATTGTCCTGATAGTGATCACAGTGATACTGCATTTCCTGTCGTATCTTAATGTTCTTATAATCATTTGTGAAAAcacatgatttattttgtaacaCTTATATGTACTAGGCTGCAAAATCTAATAAAAGAGGGTTGAATTGTGACTCGCCTGAGCTGTCTCAGGTTCTGCAGATGTGGATGTCCCTCCTTGATCAAGTCCACAAGACGTCCTGGAGTCGCAATAACGATCTCTGGTTTCCGCTTCAGCATCCGCCTTTGTTTCTCTTGAGCCATTCCACCCACCACGATTGCTGTTTTGATGTCTGCAAGAGAAAAACATCTTCATTGTTACATTTAGAACTCTAACTATTAAAAAGTATCACAAAGCTTTGTTAACTCACCTGTGAATTTTGCCACAGCATCAATGTGGTGTTTAACCTGAACAGCCAGCTCTCTGGTCGGAGTGAGCACTAATCCAAGCAGAGGCTGACCCCGCTCACCAGATCCCTTTTCTCCTGCTACAGCAGCAGGGTCAACATCACCATCAGAGTGTTGATTACGTGAACACATTTGAGTTTCACATCATCTCCATCATCTCCTTCTTCTCCACTGTCATTTTCATCTTCACTGTCATGTTCGTTCCGTGTCACCatggtcctgctctgtgatgctttcactctcttcttcctcagcctccatttcttctttctcctcctcttctccctcttcttcttctccctcatcttcttcttcgtctttgtCTTCTTTGCGATTGTCCTCTAAAGCTGGTAAATATAAACTCTCCACCCCGCAGGTGCTTCAGCGTTGTCATCCACAGGCGTATCTTCACCGTTCCTCCATTGCAGGACGGTGTGAATGATTGGAATTCCAAACGCTAATGTCTTCCCGCTTCCTGTAATAACAGAGCTCACGTTAGTCTCACTTTAGAAACATGGAAGACAAAAGAGATGAGTGTGTTTTATCTTACCTGTCTCTGCTGCCCCCAGTATATCCATCCGATCCCTGATAGCAGAAGGCAAAGTCAGAGCTTGGATAGGGGTCGGTGAACCAAATCCAAGACTGCTCAGTGCTTTTAGCACCGGAGAGGGAACAAACAGATCCTTCCATGCaccaacatcagtgtttttgtcATGAGAGCCAGAGAGGGCTGCATTTGTCCAATTCTTTGCCTGTTTTTCTGGGGCTTTCGTCACTATTTGTCGTGGGTTGGTTTGTCCTCGTCCACAACCTGAAGCTCTGATGGTGACTCCTCATTCGACTCCAGCCTCTGGTGTTTGATCCTTCTCTATCTGcagtctctgtttctcttcttcttctttttgttgctctttttgcttttttgggATTGGGCATCAGGTTCTGGGCtacttgtgtttttatcaacTGTGTCTTCtacctcttcttcctcacctgCAGCCTCACTTTCAATTTCCTGTGTGTCTTCTGCAGGGATGCACCTGGTTGCACTGAATCATCAGCAGACAGTTTCTTGTTCTTCTCTTTTGGCTTTTTCTCTGCAGGTTCAgccttctcctccacctctgtAAACCTCCACATTAACCTCTTCTCCAGCCGTCGTCTCCTTCCTTAGCTTTCCTTTTCTTAgctttcattcttcttcttcttctcttgctcCTTTGTCAGTTCTTTTGCTGCGTCAGCTGCAGCCTTCTCGGAGTCAACCAGACGGTAATCTGTGAGCTCttcaaaacacaaccaaacccTCCAAACCTTCCTCTGAAAACAGACTGGGATCAAGCTCCACAGCTTTCCAGCTTCCCTTCGCACGAATGCTCCGTTTGGCTCGTTTGTCCATCCTGGAGGATACCCCCTTGTTTTTCGGCCTAATCTTCTTATCTTCATTTTCCTTGACAAATTGTCCGAGTTAGCTTAATAAATTACTTTTCTCACGTTGACGGAATAGATGAGAAGGCCGTGAACGGTCAGCTAGCTAGCCTCCACACATGAGGATCACTCAAACTGTGTACAAAATTATCTTACaaatataaaactcaaaaaCTACACCGACCTTTAAACAACCAACAAGCACTTTGATTAAACGGAACTGAAAACTGTACCTCTACTGACTGTGGTTTTAACAAATGTCAAAGTACTACTGCAAATGATAACAACCACGCATGACACGAGGGCGCCGCCATGACAGTTTTGGTCACGTGGGTTGAAAAACTTTATTGTACAATAACCTGTAACAGAACTCTGGCTTCTTGCCAcctaatgataaaaaaaaacgcCTACAATTTAATTAACTTTCTTACTTACAATAGCAGTAGATTTATAGCCCAAGTTATGCAATATATATGGTTGCCTAAATTTGTgttctatatattttttataattagtaattttattgagtttttaaaaaaaaaaaaaaacaagaattgaTGAACAACAAgacataacaaataaaatggactattacaacatcatataaaataactaaaaatgcaaataatgcaacaaaacaggaacaaataatactaataaataaaaataataaataaataaataaataaaaaataaataaaataggttGGCAGGAAACAGTGGGGCATTACATTTACGTTTTCATTTACAGTTACGTTTACATTTACATATTAAGGGCAATTACCGTACATTCTTCACAGGGAAAGTTCCTTCCCCCAGTCTTAAAGTCACTGAAGCTATCCCATTGTTCTTTAATCATATTGTTTTCTGGAGTTGCATTTCCCTAACATCTTCTCCATGCAGCATTTCCTGTCATCTGCTCCCTCCACATTTTCAGTGAAGAAGTTTCAGCCTTCTTCCAGAATCTCAGAATGAGTCTAGTACATGTTATGAAGCCAGTTGTTAAAATTTGTGTTATCTTAAAACTATAAATGTGACAGACTGTCAAATTTCCAATTTcacaaatcagaatcagaatcagaaatactttatttatcccagggggggaattcagtcattGAAGTTGcacctatacacaataagtaagaatatcaaataatattaatagaataagtaattaataagatataaatacaaatacaatgaaaatagtgataaaagtatgtagagaagaaaaaaaaagctatgtagaaaatacatggttgGATTATTGCTTTCAAACACAATTTTCCTCCACGTTTGTGCATTGTATGAAACTATTAGTGTGGATTGCCTAGGAACAAGTGAGTGCACATGAAAGAGTAGATTAATAAatgtgtaatgtttgttttggatgtACTCACTGTCAGAGGCGTCTTCTATATGAAAACTTTatccagaataaaaaaaaaaaagtagaccacatcactccagttcttagatctctacactggcttcctgtctgtcagagaatagacttaaaatcctgctgatggtttataaagcactgaatggtttaggcccaaaatacattgctgatctgctactactttatgaaccacctcaaccTCATTTTCTAGTCATGAGCCATCAGAGGACTCTTCAATCAGAGCACATTCTGTCCAGGTATCAAGTCTCCAAACTACAATGTATGAGCACTTTCCTTCTCTAAAAAGATGAAatacaaacaatgaaaataaactttcaatctttattcataggGATCAGATATAAGCAGGCTTACAGTACAGACTAGCAGAGGCATTTCACGATTTTAGATTCATTATGCATCATCTCAAATAAAAACgtaaaaactgaaatgtgcATGCATTTCAAAACTCCAACAGCCCAGTATACTGTTAGTTTTTGGTGGGGTCAACCACTCTGCCCATGAACAGCAGACAGTTTGTGTCTTCATGGtatatgaagaagaaaaacggTCTGTTGATGATGAAGGTCCTGGGTAAGGAATATGGAGTAATGCCGATCGTCGTGGCTGCTGATGCAGTTGTCCCTGTCTCATCCACCTCGATTACAGCCTTGTGCAGCACCTGTGATAGAACAGATCAGAAAAGTCAAAAATCCTTCAACTTAAacaagaaacatattttaacagCAGTCTAAAAGTGAATACAAACCTCTGACACTTGAGGCTTTTGTTCGGGCTCAGCTTTGTCAAATTGGCTGATTCATTGAAGATGCTGGCCATGCCCATGTGTGGGAGAAGGTTGTGCAGAAAGTATGACTGCTCCATCTTGAACTTGGGCAGGCTGACTTCCAGTTTGCTGTGAAAAACAATATGGTGTCCGTGTTTGGTTGACTCACGAGATATCTTTTATTTCAGGAATTTGAAATATCTTGGCAGCACATGCAATCCACAATAACTCCAATAACACAAAATACAAACTATAAAATTGTTGAAAAGGTGAATGAAAGAGAAGTCTTGGAAGTGGATGTTAAAAGTGACATTTTCCTCTATATTAGTTTTGTGCTCTCACCTTTTTTCCAGATTTTTAATCCAGCTGAGGAACCTCTCAGCAGTGATCTCCTCCTCAATCGCAGTGTAGTCCCTGCCTCTGTTAGGGAGCAGAATGAGCATAGACACACCCTCTGTGTATGGTAGCTTTATAACTTTGGCACCAAGAGGGTTGTCTTCTGTCACGTAGAATGTATGCTCCAATATCATCATCTGCACTTGCACAACTCTATAGTTGTCTTGAAGAAGGGGGCAGTGATAGTGAAGTAGGGGTTGAAAGGCTTCAGCCAGCCTCCTGTTGAGGAAATAATACTTTTAGTTTAACTGCAGCACAAAGGTCAAGGTCAAAGACAAATGGGAGTAAAAGCAAGAGACAAAGTTGAAGTTCACAAGATGACTCAACTTACCCCGGAAGAAAATAGTGCTGATTAACATGAGCTGAGTCATTGAATCCAGACTTGAGATCATCTCAGTAATTTTGTTCTCAGTCTTTTGCTCAATGTACTCGTTAATGACTCTAATACTCTCGTCTGTGTTTGAAAAGTTTACACTTTTGATATCAGCATCAAAAAACGTCTTGATTTGGTTTTCAAATACCCCCTCCACCTCAAAACTGCGGGCTCATAAACAGTGCCATGCTCTGATCCAGTTTCAGTGATGCGTTCTGTGTGATGTTCTCATTGAGGAGCTGAAAGAGTTTGGGGATGAGCTCCGGCTGATCAGCccgctccagctgctccaggttGAGCCCCTTTAGTATCTCCTGATGTGTGACACCATCCGAGGCCATTGAGAGAGCGGCAAAGCTGTTTGAGATGCTCAGAGGGGAGAAGAAGATGTTGTTGTCGTGGTAGCCTGATATTGTTCTGTATAGGTTCATGGCACAGTCCATGTTTTTGAAGGAGAGGTCAGAGACGGTGGCGTTTGGAAGGGGGGCTTGGTGGACAGGAGTGAGGAAGCACAGGTAGGttaacaggaaaataaagcCCATCTTCATTTTGTGTATCtccatatttgaaatgcggaGAAAGTTTTGGTGAGGCAACCTGAAAATGCAACACATAGACatcaataaaatgttgaaatagcACAACTGGACATTCACTATACCGTTACAAGAACTGATAGTGAACATGAGATTATGTTCCATTTAATGTAAACCAAATGAGTAACCTCACTTTTAAAATGCAACACATATTTGTCACAGAAAGAAATACATATCCGAGGGGATCCGTCATACGTACCTTTCAGCTTGGGCAATATCACGACTGAAAGCTCCATCTATTATTTGGGGATACAAAGTGCAAGTACACACTGAGTGTTACATATTAACCAAATGCTGTGTTCTGCCACATGGATGGAGTCAGAGCTGTTTAAGAAACAGTTAGGTCTATTCTTCAGAAGCGATGTCATAGTGTGGTAATATATTAGTATTTAATTACAAAGTCATGAGTTTGGCGCTGATTAAGCTCAGAGTATATAGACGGTAGAAAGTCATGGAAAGAGCAACAGCCATCATGAGTGAAGCACAAATTAAGAGCTCCCTCTGgcgactggctgcagtataggtcataaagcccgcctcctccattataacagatggaacatggttcaaactagaaaattaaaatacattttttcaaacatgctgatttataaatatatttaaatgacattgctgttttgtaattgttttgtctgtttaccCCTTGTCAATGTCGGTATGGATgtgagatgtgtgtgatgtgatcAATGTTATGGGGTGGGTGGGATCTTAAGGGtgtttgtgttaatgtgttttataacaTCATCCACAGAACTCTGTTCCAACTATTACATGTCACAAGACctattgtttgtctgtctgtgcagaaaaaaaacaataaagaaactttggaataaacatgctgatttatgtgagCTTCCTCTTTaactcaacacaagaatctaTTCTGCTGTGGATTGTACCAACCTGAGGAATCTTTTTCCGgatgtgaaatgtgtttgaccatagactatataaaatatggacgtagtatccgtgatgtcacccatctgtttctgaagcgctgttttgaggacaatcgtcggtgggagccatattgctgctgtcgagcgattgtgacgtaaagaggcggagtttgagcctgctaaccaacagctgcagtgttcccacctgtcaatcaagtcagctgtgcctctcattggaagactcgtactCTCAAAagcttcgaaattgctgcgttatgaaaagaattcacccccctacagtgtgtgccgattgagaaatgagctatccagactacactcgtcttttgaaccaggctgtaaacatatttatttctgctgttaagatcggcttttttgaattgatgtgtatgtggtttctgctacttccggagccagcctcgagtggatccttgatgaactgcagttttagcacttccgcattggaatcatatttttagaccgaggttgtcgcttggttttGATTGGTGGAAGGGGTGTGACATCAGCTGCATAGCtgcattttttggcttcaatgGGGAAGCTTTGTCCGTTCAATATACAGTCACTGGTAGAGAAGGCACTCCATGTTCAGAGGCAATAGTcctcatttcattcattgtaGGATTGATCCCGGTCCCAACATTTGGTGCAAGTAATCTCCTTGTCTCTCTCGAGCCGTCCTatcaaaaaacaatacaaagccCCCAATACATTCACTTAAAGAAACAGGACATGAGAAACTTTGGGAGGAGTGAATATCACTTTAATCCATTTAACAAGAACTAATACATTAAATGAAAGAATGGTGTCATGTAGAATTTAACAAAAGTAAAGAATACTGATTTTAAGAATGTAGTGAGTGAAAATAATGTCGAGAAAAAGAAGTCAGCTTTGTCACAAGTGCATTTAATAGAAAACAAAAGCCTAAACAGAGCAAATGGACAAAAAACAACCATGAAACTACTGAATCTTGATCGGAGTCATCCAGCACAGGAGATCAAACTTTGAGTGACATAGGGTTCTTTTAAAAGGGGGCCTTGAAATATATCTATACTTAATAATATCGTTTCCAAAGACCGTGACTGTTACTATGTCGGTGCTTCACTGTGGTCAGCTCAGCTTAATGTAGTATCAGGTTTCCAGGACTGAACTGAAACTTGCAGGATTATGAGAGATACTTTAAACACGTTGtgataagaaagaaaataatacaaggTGTGTTCCTCTCTTTGggttttaaatcattaaaattatGCAGTTCAATAACAGTCAGCCTTCATTTCAAACATGAAATGCGTTTTGAAAGGTCGTCAAACAGCCATTGCTTTCAGGAGCCTGAACCCAAGGCAACCTCAGTGCGAAGTCTGTTATCTCTGTGCAACTAATTTCTACAGCATTGCTTTAAGTCTTAGTGGAGTACAGGATAAGTAAAATGTGTGAATGggcattttctttattttattttttgactaAATCCCTTGTTTCACAACAATACTGATCAACTTAAACAGTAGCTGAAGTCGTTCTCCATCTGCTGTGGGCTTCACCtttcagttttttgtttaaTGGCTGAGGATCATACCAAGAAAAGTTAACAATGTCTTTATGTATAAGCTGCAGTTTATGTTTTTTACAGAAAGCTTCTTTGTTCCCCATCACATGTCAACTTAAGCAGAACAAGATATGAAAAATATGCATCATTTAAAGCATCTGAGATGTAGGACATAGCTCTACAGAATTGCTCACCCTCTTTTAAAGATGGACAAAACACCCTTGAATTCAGAGTTGTGCTATCTTATATTATTCATAATGCCTACTCATACACTTAAAGGTAAAAATGAAGCCACAACATTGGAAATAAGTTGTCCCAAAACCTTTAGAACCTTTTACTCCTCGGCATCCACAAGTAAAATTATTAATGATGTGAAGAAGAAATGACCTGGCTGAAAGATGTCTCAGAAGTTTGCCAAGAAGAAATGATTCCAAACCTACGAACGTGCTGTTGTGGGTCGAGCAGTGGAATTATATCTCATGATAGAGAAACACAAGTCAAATGTAGAGAAAAGACAATCCGTCattacctttctttcttttttatctgtGGTGTTAACATTAGTCTCCTCTCACAGTACACccatttctgtgtgttttcacccTGACACAGGTTAACACTCTTCTTTGTATGCTGAAGATTCTTTCCATCTcatcaagaggaaaaaaataacgAATAAAAAACAGTATACAATAGAAATAGAAGGCGCCATGGTAAAAGGCAATTGCAAACTTGGATTAACTGCATCATGGGTTCTGTAGTCACCCTTTTCCCAACGTCAGAGCCTCAGTTAGTTGGATTAGACTAACTGCTGCCTTTTCTCTGCCATTATTCTCTTCTCTAAAGCCCGTCAGCGAACTAACCAGGGGGAACGCGTCAGCCTTCTGACTGTCCTTATGTCCGCGTGTGCAAAAGGTTAGAGGAAGGAGCAAAGCCACCCCTGTGTGGGGTTGCCAATCCAGGCAGCTGGTAAACGACACAGGCAAACCTTTCACAGCTTCACTGGCTGGGCTTCTGTTGTTGGTCCTGTTCAGTGCTAGTGTCTACAGAGCCTGCAAGACAGAAGATGCATCTTTATTACTTCATGTATTTCATTAACTCCTTTGATAGCCTTTTATTTCATAAAACTTCAGGGAACATTCTGCACTACATTTATTCCGAATGTAAGCTGTACTTACTCGACCCACCTGTTGATTTCGGGTCTGGTTGTTGAGGAATGGTTGACTGAGCTTGTTGCTGTTGGCTGAAAAGACCACAGACAGATTTTAGCATCAGAAGGACTGATTCATTCTCTGTTTAACCAAAGAGGTAGGTTCAACATAATGTAAAGTAGACTTAAATAGGCCATTAATATCAGTGtaataaaacagcaacaacaaaaatgtttaaaaaatgcgCTTTACTGACTCTGATCAATGCTGTCTTAAAATTTCAACCACATAATAGAACATTGCTTATGAGTGATTAAAGTGATCAGTAAAACCCACCGGTCAAAATAAGCTTGTCTTCTCCTCCGCAGCTCTTCTGCTGTGAGGGTCTCATTCTGGCCTTCTTTTTGTCCTCCAGAAGTGCTTCCTGATTTCACGTTTCCCATTTCAGACTCTGATGACTTGTTGCTCATCACTGCTCCTGTAATATTGATAAAAGAGGACTCAATTTTCAGTATTgatatttgcaaaaaaaagtacagtttttgaatCAACCCTCAAAGCTAGATGATCGTTAGTAGGAGTTCATGAGTTTAAGCCCCCTGTGTCCAAAGATTAGTTCCCAGAATCAACCACTGCGCCt encodes the following:
- the LOC117806199 gene encoding ubiquitin thioesterase OTUB2-like isoform X3, whose translation is MMEAGSLVSSREDISSLFPEQTTGPKNKDLSSQFSSVRQVRGDGNCFYRALFFAHLESVLHNARALQRLKERIVQTCEDFTSAGFDESSFKQQLSTVVNVVEQCQADEQENQLLRLFNEQLTSDGVVQYLRLLTSAHLQNNADFFCNFVEAPNLHMYCQQVSEAMAMESDHVDILALSQALDICIHIVSMEGDDQQLAHHIIPEGAEPSVHLLYQTSHYTFSTQIGAMTSNPQGLSGKLTLGGKIPKTGS
- the ddx24 gene encoding LOW QUALITY PROTEIN: ATP-dependent RNA helicase DDX24 (The sequence of the model RefSeq protein was modified relative to this genomic sequence to represent the inferred CDS: inserted 6 bases in 6 codons; deleted 9 bases in 7 codons; substituted 3 bases at 3 genomic stop codons); translation: LGQFVKENEDKKIRPKNKGVSSRMDKRAKRSIRAKGSWKAVELDPSLFSEEGLEGLVCFEELTDYRLVDSEKAAADAAKELTKEQEKKKKNESXEKESXGRRRRLEKRLMWRFTEVEEKAEPAEKKPKEKNKKLSADDSVQPGASXAEDTQEIESEAAGEEEEVEDTVDKNTSSPEPDAQSQKSKKSNKKKKKRNRDCRXRRIKHQRLESNEESPSELQVVDEDKPTHDKVTKAPEKQAKNWTNAALSGSHDKNTDVGAWKDLFVPSPVLKALSSLGFGSPTPIQALTLPSAIRDRMDILGAAETGSGKTLAFGIPIIHTVLQWRNGEDTPVDDNAEAPAXVESLYLPALEDNRKEDKDEEEDEGEEEEGEEEEKEEMEAEEEESESITEQDHGDTEEHDSEDENDSGEEGDDGDDVKLKCVHVIXHSDGDVDPAAVAGEKGSGERGQPLLGLVLTPTRELAVQVKHHIDAVAKFTDIKTAIVVGGMAQEKQRRMLKRKPEIVIATPGRLVDLIKEGHPHLQNLRQLRCLVIDEADRMVERGHFAELDSLLEMLNTVHFNPTRQTFVFSATLTMAHTLPTRIMQKKRKRVGQEEQLEILMERVGIRSKPKIXDLTRKEATVETLNETRIHCQKDEKDFYLYYFLLQYPGRTMVFANSIDCIKRLNSLXVILDCNPLPLHANMHQKQRLXNMERFAERDSCILLTTDVAARGLDIPNVQHVIHYQVPRTSETYVHRSGRTARATKEGLSLLLIGPDDMMNFKKIYKTLGKDEELPLFPVETTCMEAIKERVNLARQIEKIEFHNSREKHHNSWFRQAAEALEVDLDDDLLIGKGKNEDTDREQQRMVKGMKKHLKHLISQPVFKNLIKTRYPTQMGKLSLPHLPRAGKESALTMVSLQESEQKLKRGARQKQKKQKKEEQQ
- the si:ch1073-416d2.3 gene encoding LOW QUALITY PROTEIN: protein Z-dependent protease inhibitor (The sequence of the model RefSeq protein was modified relative to this genomic sequence to represent the inferred CDS: inserted 1 base in 1 codon; deleted 1 base in 1 codon); its protein translation is MEIHKMKMGFIFLLTYLCFLTPVHQAPLPNATVSDLSFKNMDCAMNLYRTISGYHDNNIFFSPLSISNSFAALSMASDGVTHQEILKGLNLEQLERADQPELIPKLFQLLNENITQNASLKLDQSMALFMSPQFEVEGVFENQIKTFFDADIKSVNFSNTDESIRVINEYIEQKTENKITEMISSLDSMTQLMLISTIFFRGGWLKPFNPYFTITAPFFXDNYRVVQVQMMILEHTFYVTEDNPLGAKVIKLPYTEGVSMLILLPNRGRDYTAIEEEITAERFLSWIKNLEKSKLEVSLPKFKMEQSYFLHNLLPHMGMASIFNESANLTKLSPNKSLKCQRFVLHKAVIEVDETGTTASAATTIGITPYSLPRTFIINRPFFFFIYHEDTNCLLFMGRVVDPTKN